From one Microlunatus sp. Gsoil 973 genomic stretch:
- a CDS encoding beta-galactosidase, whose product MNEKPAIYQGFPYGAVYFRKTNPPAADWERDYAVAREDGFTSFRHWFMWAGIEVAPGEFEWDDYDRQLDLAAWNGLTTIIAEHVTIAPEWLFLTYPDSRYERRDGSKIDSQMQVSSSIGGTPGLCLDNDDVRAAAGRFLTELVTRYRNHPGTGGYDVWNETNIDPDVCYCPATQAHFREWLRKRYGDDVSILRTRWGRYYSAWEQVQAPRTLGLYGQSIDWLLFRRDRAHELLRWRVQLIRSLDQDHPITAHGVAGTLGFGIEKGIDDWMAAAEVDSFGFTFVASRRSDRRWKQALAVELVRSASDGKPFWHSEMQAGPLWLQPQVVGRPLDDGRVSTPDDIRYWNLMSMAGGVNGIYHLRWRPLIDGPLFQAFGAYDLDGSRTDRSRQVSAIARWAAETEQQQLWAARAAPAPLSLLFVPESQAYGLIARHSRKPYERAISGAWRALYDLSVVADLRKLHQLAGTEVAYLPCPTLLPDEWARALIEWVRAGGTLISEATPAWFNDHAHAATRRPGAGLDELFGATEFDVEFTPEILDDVQFRSGGHRAYGGEIRQRLTPTTGVPTGWYDDGSVAVVDHEFGAGRTRLIGTMPGTGYSTHQDSGTRGFYQSVLDWAGVRPQARAHDDRLVTRLHVGDAADFLWVINSSREDVESMVELFGERSFNKEMRVLWGSSDQLELSETDTTRVRIPARDGLVIRIGR is encoded by the coding sequence GTGAACGAGAAGCCAGCGATCTACCAGGGATTCCCTTACGGTGCGGTGTACTTCCGCAAGACGAATCCGCCGGCCGCCGACTGGGAGCGCGACTACGCGGTCGCCCGCGAGGACGGCTTCACCAGCTTCCGACACTGGTTCATGTGGGCGGGCATCGAGGTTGCTCCCGGGGAGTTCGAGTGGGACGACTACGACCGGCAACTTGATCTTGCTGCCTGGAACGGTCTGACCACGATCATCGCCGAGCATGTGACGATCGCTCCCGAGTGGCTCTTCCTGACCTACCCCGATTCGCGCTACGAGCGCCGCGATGGCAGCAAGATCGACTCGCAGATGCAGGTGAGCTCGAGCATCGGCGGCACGCCCGGCCTGTGCCTGGACAATGATGACGTCCGGGCGGCTGCCGGGCGATTCCTCACCGAGCTCGTGACGCGCTACCGCAACCATCCGGGCACCGGCGGCTACGACGTGTGGAACGAGACCAACATCGATCCCGACGTCTGTTACTGCCCGGCTACCCAGGCTCACTTCCGGGAGTGGCTGAGGAAGCGGTACGGGGACGACGTTTCGATACTGCGCACCCGTTGGGGCCGGTACTACTCCGCATGGGAGCAGGTCCAGGCACCGCGGACGCTCGGGCTGTACGGACAGAGCATCGACTGGCTGCTCTTCCGCCGCGACCGCGCCCACGAATTGCTGCGCTGGCGCGTCCAATTGATCAGATCGTTGGACCAGGATCATCCGATCACCGCACACGGTGTCGCCGGCACCCTCGGATTCGGCATCGAGAAGGGCATCGACGACTGGATGGCCGCGGCCGAGGTCGATTCCTTCGGCTTCACCTTCGTCGCATCGCGGCGCAGCGACCGACGGTGGAAACAAGCGCTCGCCGTGGAACTCGTCCGGTCGGCGAGCGACGGGAAACCCTTCTGGCATTCCGAGATGCAGGCCGGACCGTTGTGGCTGCAACCCCAGGTCGTCGGACGCCCGCTGGACGACGGCCGCGTCTCGACCCCCGACGACATCCGCTACTGGAACCTGATGAGCATGGCCGGCGGCGTCAACGGCATCTATCACCTGCGCTGGCGACCCCTGATTGACGGACCGCTGTTCCAGGCGTTCGGCGCCTACGACCTCGACGGATCGCGCACCGATCGATCCCGTCAGGTGTCAGCAATCGCCCGATGGGCGGCCGAAACCGAGCAACAGCAGCTCTGGGCGGCACGGGCGGCGCCGGCACCGCTGAGTCTGCTCTTCGTCCCCGAGTCACAGGCGTACGGACTGATCGCCCGACACAGCCGCAAGCCGTACGAACGGGCCATCTCCGGCGCCTGGCGGGCTCTCTACGATCTTTCGGTGGTGGCGGATCTGCGCAAGCTGCACCAGCTCGCCGGAACCGAGGTCGCCTACCTGCCTTGTCCCACGTTGCTGCCCGACGAGTGGGCCCGGGCTCTCATCGAATGGGTGCGGGCCGGCGGGACCTTGATCAGTGAGGCGACACCCGCCTGGTTCAATGATCACGCCCATGCGGCGACCCGCCGACCGGGAGCGGGCCTCGACGAGCTCTTCGGAGCGACGGAATTCGACGTGGAATTCACCCCGGAGATCCTCGACGACGTGCAGTTCCGCAGCGGGGGCCATCGTGCCTACGGTGGTGAGATCAGACAACGGTTGACTCCCACGACGGGCGTACCGACCGGATGGTACGACGACGGCTCGGTCGCCGTTGTCGATCATGAGTTCGGGGCCGGCCGGACGCGGCTGATCGGCACGATGCCCGGCACCGGCTACAGCACCCACCAAGACAGTGGCACGCGGGGCTTCTACCAGAGCGTCCTCGATTGGGCGGGGGTCCGGCCGCAGGCCCGCGCGCACGACGACCGCTTGGTCACCCGGTTGCATGTCGGTGACGCGGCGGATTTCCTCTGGGTGATCAACTCCAGTCGCGAAGACGTTGAGTCGATGGTCGAGTTGTTCGGCGAACGCTCGTTCAACAAGGAGATGCGGGTGCTGTGGGGGAGCTCGGACCAGTTGGAGCTTTCCGAGACCGACACGACCAGGGTGCGGATCCCCGCGCGTGACGGACTGGTGATCAGGATCGGCAGGTAG